A genomic segment from Klebsiella africana encodes:
- the queA gene encoding tRNA preQ1(34) S-adenosylmethionine ribosyltransferase-isomerase QueA translates to MRVTDFAFELPESLIAHYPMPERSSCRLLSLDGPTGALTHGTFTDILDKLNPGDLLVFNNTRVIPARLFGRKASGGKIEVLVERMLDDKRILAHIRASKAPKPGAELLLGDDESIQATMLARHGALFEVEFNDERPVLEILNGIGHMPLPPYIDRPDEEADRELYQTVYGTRPGAVAAPTAGLHFDEPLLDKLRAKGVEMAFVTLHVGAGTFQPVRVDSIEEHTMHSEYAEVPQEVVDAVLAAKARGNRVIAVGTTSVRSLESAAQAAKDALIAPFFNDTQIFIYPGYQYQVIDALVTNFHLPESTLIMLVSAFAGYQHTMNAYKVAVEQKYRFFSYGDAMFITYNPQAISERP, encoded by the coding sequence ATGCGCGTTACCGATTTTGCTTTTGAACTACCCGAATCTCTGATTGCCCACTATCCGATGCCTGAGCGCAGTAGCTGTCGCTTGCTCTCCCTGGACGGGCCGACGGGCGCGCTGACGCATGGCACCTTCACCGACATCCTCGATAAGCTCAATCCAGGCGATCTGCTGGTGTTTAACAACACCCGGGTGATCCCGGCGCGTCTGTTCGGTCGTAAGGCCAGCGGCGGCAAGATTGAAGTGCTGGTGGAGAGGATGCTGGATGATAAGCGCATTCTGGCCCATATTCGCGCCTCGAAAGCGCCGAAGCCGGGCGCCGAGCTGCTGCTGGGCGACGACGAGAGCATTCAGGCCACCATGCTGGCGCGTCACGGCGCGCTGTTTGAAGTGGAATTTAACGACGAGCGCCCGGTGCTGGAGATCCTTAACGGGATTGGCCATATGCCGCTGCCGCCCTATATTGACCGCCCGGACGAAGAGGCCGACCGCGAGCTCTATCAAACCGTCTACGGCACCAGACCGGGCGCGGTAGCCGCCCCGACCGCTGGTCTGCACTTCGACGAACCGCTGCTGGACAAACTGCGCGCCAAAGGCGTTGAGATGGCGTTTGTCACCCTGCACGTGGGCGCGGGTACCTTCCAGCCGGTGCGCGTCGACAGCATTGAAGAGCACACTATGCACTCCGAATATGCCGAAGTGCCGCAGGAGGTGGTCGATGCGGTGCTGGCGGCGAAAGCGCGCGGCAACCGCGTGATTGCGGTAGGCACCACCTCGGTACGCTCGCTGGAGAGCGCGGCGCAGGCGGCGAAAGATGCCCTGATTGCGCCATTCTTCAACGATACGCAGATTTTCATCTATCCAGGTTATCAGTACCAGGTGATCGATGCGCTGGTGACTAACTTCCATCTCCCTGAATCCACACTGATTATGCTGGTGTCGGCATTTGCGGGTTATCAGCACACCATGAACGCCTATAAGGTGGCGGTGGAGCAGAAATACCGCTTTTTTAGCTACGGGGATGCGATGTTTATCACGTACAATCCGCAGGCTATTTCTGAGCGTCCTTAA
- the acpH gene encoding ACP phosphodiesterase, whose product MNFLAHLHLAHLADSSLPGNLMADFVRGNPQGVYPAEIIDGIYMHRRIDVMTDNLAEVKEAREWFRPQTRRVAPITLDVMWDHFLSQHWAQLSPDLPLDEFVRYAEQQIVPILPDSPPRFVNLNQYLWSERWLERYREMDFIQRVLNGMASRRPRLEALRDSWQDLDTHYDQLEEQFWRFYPQMMRQAENKQL is encoded by the coding sequence ATGAATTTTCTCGCCCACCTGCACCTGGCCCATCTCGCCGACAGTTCGTTGCCCGGCAACCTGATGGCCGACTTCGTGCGCGGCAACCCGCAGGGCGTCTATCCGGCGGAGATCATCGACGGCATCTATATGCATCGGCGGATTGACGTGATGACTGACAATCTGGCGGAAGTCAAAGAGGCGCGGGAGTGGTTTCGCCCGCAGACCCGCCGCGTCGCCCCCATCACCCTCGACGTCATGTGGGATCATTTCCTGTCGCAGCACTGGGCGCAGCTCTCCCCTGACCTGCCGCTGGACGAGTTCGTGCGCTACGCCGAGCAGCAGATTGTTCCCATCCTGCCCGACTCGCCGCCCCGCTTCGTCAATCTGAATCAGTACCTGTGGTCGGAGCGCTGGCTGGAGCGCTATCGGGAGATGGATTTTATTCAGCGCGTGCTTAACGGCATGGCCAGCCGCCGTCCGCGTCTCGAGGCGCTGCGCGACTCCTGGCAGGATCTGGATACCCACTACGACCAGCTGGAGGAGCAGTTCTGGCGCTTTTATCCGCAGATGATGCGCCAGGCAGAAAACAAACAGCTGTAA
- a CDS encoding peroxiredoxin — translation MVLVTRQAPDFTAAAVLGNGEIVEKFNFKQHTNGKPTVLFFWPMDFTFVCPSELIAFDKRYEEFQKRGVEVVGVSFDSEFVHNAWRNTPVDQGGIGPVKYAMVADIKREIQKAYGIEHPDEGVALRGSFLIDANGIVRHQVVNDLPLGRNIDEMLRMVDALQFHEEHGEVCPAQWEKGKEGMAASPEGVAKYLTENVSSL, via the coding sequence ATGGTTCTGGTCACTCGTCAAGCGCCGGATTTTACTGCAGCCGCTGTGCTGGGTAATGGTGAGATCGTTGAGAAATTCAATTTCAAACAGCACACCAACGGTAAGCCTACCGTTCTGTTCTTCTGGCCGATGGACTTCACCTTCGTTTGCCCGTCTGAGCTGATCGCGTTCGACAAACGTTACGAAGAATTCCAGAAACGCGGCGTAGAAGTGGTTGGCGTTTCCTTCGACTCCGAGTTCGTGCACAACGCATGGCGTAACACCCCGGTAGACCAGGGCGGTATCGGCCCGGTTAAATACGCGATGGTTGCTGACATCAAACGTGAAATCCAGAAAGCGTACGGTATCGAGCATCCGGACGAAGGCGTAGCGCTGCGCGGCTCCTTCCTGATCGACGCCAACGGCATCGTTCGTCACCAGGTAGTTAACGACCTGCCGCTGGGCCGTAACATTGACGAAATGCTGCGCATGGTAGACGCCCTGCAGTTCCACGAAGAGCACGGCGAAGTCTGCCCGGCGCAGTGGGAAAAAGGAAAAGAAGGTATGGCCGCCTCTCCGGAAGGCGTTGCAAAATACCTGACCGAAAACGTTTCCAGCCTGTAA